The Ciceribacter thiooxidans genome window below encodes:
- a CDS encoding LysR family transcriptional regulator: protein MESRWLEDFLSLVDTRNFSRSAEARYTTQPAFSRRIKSLEDWVGAKLFDRTTQPISLTPSGERFRPVAEEVLRRLLQGREDARRVSETSANLIRFAATHSLSLTFFPAWIRSIESGTHAFNIRLDSYQFTDCIQSLIKGECHFAISHAHPQVEMNLPPMHFTSKLVGTDRLLPVTLPDSSGAPLDRLPGTPEEPVHYLAYTEASAIGRAVDHMINHVEEPVYLSRVFVSQLAAVLKTLSREGKGMAWLPESSISEELASGSLVLAGDEKWFIPVEIRIYRSRDPLPAMAEQLWSMLDGEVEPLQVLQSEEDA from the coding sequence TACAACTCAGCCCGCATTCAGCCGCCGGATCAAGAGCCTGGAGGACTGGGTTGGCGCCAAGCTATTCGACCGCACGACCCAGCCGATCAGCCTTACACCTTCGGGTGAGCGCTTCCGGCCTGTGGCCGAAGAAGTGCTGAGAAGGCTCCTCCAAGGGCGGGAAGACGCACGCAGAGTCAGCGAAACGTCCGCCAATCTCATCCGATTTGCCGCGACTCACAGTCTTTCGCTGACGTTCTTCCCCGCATGGATCCGTTCGATCGAATCCGGCACACACGCATTCAACATCCGGCTGGATTCATATCAGTTCACCGACTGTATCCAGTCGTTGATCAAGGGTGAATGCCATTTTGCCATCAGTCATGCGCATCCGCAGGTAGAGATGAACCTTCCGCCGATGCATTTCACCTCGAAACTCGTCGGTACCGACCGGCTATTGCCGGTCACGCTGCCGGATTCGTCGGGCGCGCCACTTGACCGCCTTCCCGGCACCCCCGAAGAGCCGGTCCACTATTTGGCCTATACTGAAGCCTCGGCGATCGGCCGGGCCGTCGATCACATGATCAATCATGTGGAGGAGCCGGTGTATCTTAGCAGGGTCTTCGTCAGCCAGCTCGCAGCGGTGCTGAAGACGCTGAGCAGGGAGGGCAAGGGCATGGCCTGGCTGCCAGAGAGCAGCATTTCCGAGGAACTCGCATCCGGAAGCCTCGTGCTGGCCGGAGATGAGAAATGGTTCATTCCTGTGGAGATCAGGATCTACCGCTCTCGCGACCCGCTCCCGGCCATGGCCGAACAGCTATGGTCCATGCTGGACGGCGAAGTCGAGCCGCTGCAGGTTTTGCAGTCCGAGGAGGATGCCTGA